agacattctcactggtagcgatgcttaagtccgtctgaatcatgttagcaatagctgcatatttcgattatgaaatatggcagatggatgtcaaaacggtgttccttaattcttttcttaaggaagagttgtatatgatgcaacccgaaggttttgtcgatccaaagaatgctaacaaagaatgcaagctccagcgatccatttatggactcgtgcaagtatctcggagttggaataagcgctttgatgaggtgatcaaggcgttcgggtttatacaagttgttggagaatcttgtatatacaagaaagtgagtgggagctctgtagagtttctaatattatatgtggatgacatattgctgattggaaacaatgtggagtttttagagagcgtaaaggattactttaacaaatgtttttcaatgaaagacctaggagaagctgcttacatattaggcattaagatatatagggatagatcgaggcgcctaataggactttcacaaagcacataccttgataatgttttgaagaagttcaaaatggagcagtccaagaaggggttcttgccagtgttacaaggtataaagttgagtaagactcagtgtccagtaactacaaaagatagagaaaagatgagtatcgtcccctatgcttcagtcatagggtctatcatgtatgcaatgttgtgcacaagatcggacgtcagcctggccataagtagggtaggcaagtttcaaagtgatccgggagtggaacactgggcggcggtcaagaatattctgaagtacctcaaaaggactaaggaaatgtttctaatttatggaggtgacgaagagctcgtcgtaaagggttatgtcgatgcaagctttgacactgatctggatgactctaagtctcaaaccggatatgtattttttcttaatgggggtgcggtaagctggtgcagttccatgcaaagcgtcgtagcagattctacatgtgaagtggagtacaaggctgcctcggaggcggctaaggagggtgtctggatgaagcagttcatgacagatcttggagttgtgccgagcgcactaaatcaaataactctgttctgtgacaacaatggtgccattgctctagccaaggaaacaAAGTTTCACAagcagaccagacacatcaaacgtcaCTTCAACctgatccgcgactatgtcgaaggataggatgtaaatatttgcaaagtgcacacggatttgaatgttgcagatccgctgactaaacctcttccacgagcgaatcatgatcaacaccagaactgtatgggtgttagattcattccaataaatcacatagcgatgtgagactagattattgactctagtgcaagtgggagactatacgcaatatgccctagaggcaatgataaaatagttattattacatttcctgtttcaagataatcgtttattatccatgctataattatattaaatgacaacatagatgcatgtgtgcatatatagacaaaacaatgtccctagtaagcctctagttgactagccagttgatcaaggatagttaaggttttctgaccatatgcaagtgttgtcacttgatgaccggatcacatcattgggaaaatgatgtgatggacaagacccaaactataaacatagcatgtgatcgtgtcattttgttgctattgttttctgcatgtcaagtattcattcctatgaccatgagatcatgtaactcagtgacaccggaggaataccttgtgtgtatcaaatgtcgcaacattactgagtgactataaaggtgctctacaggtatctccgaaggtgtccgttgagttagcatcgatcaagactgggatttgtcactccgcgtgacagagaggtatctcgaggcccactcggtaatacaacatcacatataagccttgcaagcaatgtgactaaagagttagtcacgggatcttgtattacggaacgagtaaagagacttaccggtaacgagattgaaataggtatagggagaccgacgatcaaatctcgggcaagtaacatatcgaaggacaaagggaatggtataccggattatatgaatccttggcatagaagtTCAACCGCTAAGACCTTCGTAGAATTTGTAGGATccgatatggacatccaggtcccgttgttggatattgaccgaggagtgtcttaggtcatgcctgcatagttctcgaacccgcagggtctgcacacttagggttcggtgacgtttcgctatagttgagttataggtgttggtgaccgaaggttttttcggagtaccgaatgagatcacgaatgtcacgagggtttctggaatggtccggaaacgaagattgatatataggattgtttcatttggcttccggaaagagttCGGGCATTGTtgtgagtgtaccgggagtgacgaatgggtttcaggtttttaccgggagggggccatcCACCCGGaagtgaacctaatagcccatggatagtgcaccagcccttggtgggctggtgaggccagcccaataaggctatttcggccaacaggaaaaatcaaaggagaaaaaaaagagggaggtgggaaggaaggaagggactcctccttcccaaaccgaattagagtgggagtccctcctcctccactcggtagacgccctaggggctctcttgagccccaaggctagcccctcccctcctcctatacatactagaggttttagggtttttgagacacaactttgccacgtgcagccCTAatcctctacttcatagttcttcctctagattggttttctgcggagccctgcaggaatagatcatcaccatcaccggcgcaccgtcacggtgccagagaactcatctacttacccgtctctcttgcttgatcaagaaggcggagatcgttatcgagatgtacgtgtgctgaacgcggaggtgccgtccgtttggtgctagatcgggacggatcgtgggacgacggtgatttgaatcacgaagctgtttcactacatcaaccacgtttcttaacgcttcccgcttatcgatctacaaggatatgtggatccgatctccctctcatagatgaacatcacaatgataggttttcgtgtgcgtaggaaattttttgtttcccatgcaacgttccccaacaataagtacattattttgggctatatggaacacTAGAAATGATATGTTTTTTAATGGCAGGAGCTTCAACAATTTTTTGCAGGTCATTTATAGAGCCACGGCTTGGATCCGCACATGGTCGTTACTTACTCATGCGGACTCCACAGAGGTTATGGTTATTGGGTGCAACCGGTAGGAGATGGTCGCACGGGCTACTTTCAGCCGATTTGGATGGCGAGCTAATAATAGGCTAGGTGTATATGCATCGTAGTCTACTTTATATCTCGCTGGATGTGGCGGTCTTTATTTATTTACGTACTTGTGTTATTTTCTCAGGTTGTCAGGCATTGTGGAACTATAAATTTTTGTTTGAACCTTttttaataatatggctgcatgcatcgattgatgtagAGGCCGGGGGCTGcgatcctccttttcaaaaaaaatcaacgaaATAAGGTTTTCTCCCGTTTTATATTATAAAGCCTCAATGGGAGCATACAAGTAACAAGAAGGTTcatcgcgcacacacacacacaaaacatgAAGTCTCGCTCGGGGAGCAGCACAATAATCCCCCAAAAAGGAGGTCCATGAACAGCTACGCTAATCTGGCTCCAAAGGCGGAGGAGCGAGTGGTGGCGCGGTCATGCGGGTGGCGACGGACCAGAGCGCGACGAAAACTCTATCGATGGAGTCCCAAACATGGTGCCGGCTAAGCGGCCTCCATAGCTGTAGAAAACTACATAATTTGAATACAACATCAGTCGCACGAAGAGGAACCACATGTTCTATCACAAGTTTATTACGGATATTCCATATTGTCCACGGGAGGGCACCGATGGTAACTCAGAGGGTCGGTCGCACATCGGAATTTTGGGTACCGAGCACCTCAATAAACATATCTAGGAGGTTGTCCTGGCACCAACTGCCACCAACAACCTCGTGAAAACAGCTCCAAAGGAACCTTGCAGCCAGACATATGAAGAATATATGGTTGGAGTCCTCAGGTATCCTACACAAGGGACACAACCCATCGGATGGGCCGTTCCGCTTTAGCACCTCTGTACCGGCTGGGACACGCCCTCGCACCAACTGCCATAGGAAGATCCTAATCTTCAATGGCAGTTTGATCTCCCAAAGGAGATTCAACTCGCTCGGTCCCGGAGTTAGGTAGAATCACTTGGTATAGAGATTTTGCGGAGAACCGCCCGTTGGGTTCTAGGTGCCAGTGGATTACGTCCTCATCTAAGGACGGAGTGTGGATAGCCACACAATCTACGAGCTCGTCCCATAGGTCCCGTTCATCGGGGCGAAGGTCCGTCTGAAGGCTATACCCGCTTGGTTTGATAGGGCGCCTGCTACAGTCATATTTTTGTGAACACAAATGTTGAAAAGCAGTTCGAAGCGAATGCCGAAGGGTTGAGAGCCACACCACTAGTCTAGCCAAAAGAGGGTGGAAGTGCCCAGGTCCACTTCCATAGTGTAGCCGAGCCGTAAAGCAGGCATCAACGTAACAATCGACTGCGAGAACTGCGATCCCCCAGTTCTTGGGGCAAACGTCAGGGGTTGGCTACAGAGGTATTTAGCGCGAATAATATCTAGCCAGAGGCCACCCTCTCTAGAAGAGATCCTCCATAGCCATTTAAACAAGAGGGCAATATTCATCCTCTTGGAAGAGATAATCCGTAGACCGCCCTAGTCCATGGGTTTACTTATCTCCGACCATTTCACCATGTGATATTTTTGTTTATCGCCTTTCCCCGTCCAGAAAAACAGGGACTGTTACTTGGCaatatcatgatcatgatcacggGATTTGTTCAGACTATAGAATCCCATCAAATACATCAGTAGACCAGTCATCTAGGAGTTGATCAGGACAAACCGAGTCGCTTTAGACAACCAACGTCCTTGCCACGGCTCCACCCGGTGTTGAACCTTGGCCACCGAGGGTTGAAGTTCCTTTTCCATGATACGGCTATCACTGATGGGCATGCCAAGGTAGGTGGTCGGGAAGGTTCCTAGACGACAATTAAGTCGATTCGCTATACTAAGCTTTTTCTCCTCCGGATAGCCCATAACCATGACCTCACTTTTTGCGAAGTTAATTGTTAAGCCGGACATCTCCTGAAAGCAAAGGAGGAGGAATTTGAGGTGAGCAATGTCCTCGGACGATCCTTCGACCATAAGAATCGTGCCATCCGCGTACTGCAGATGAGTGATGCCTCCTGCCCCGAGGAGGTGGGTACATATACCCCTAAGGTGGCTGCCCCCTTGGCCTTGTCGAGGATGGCGGCTAGGGCATCAACCATGAGGTTGAAAAGGAAGGGGAAGAAGGGTTCCCTTGCCTTACGCTCCGAGCCATGGGAAAGTAGGGGCCTACCTCGTTATTGATGTTAACGGCTGTCGTACCACTCATCACCATTTACATTACCCTAGTGATCCATTGCGGGTCAAAACCCTTCTTGAATAACACTTCCCGAAGGAAGGACCAATGGAGAGCATGTGATATCTTTTTTTACATTGCAACGGACGGGCTCTTTTACTAGTAATTGTTAAAGAGCCCTCAGGACAAGCCACATAGTGATTCACTAATACATAGTAAATACATCCGAAAATATATATACATGACTACAAGATTGTGCTAAAACTGGAGTCGACCCAAGGGCTTAACGTTAACAGACCCGTGCATGTAAAATACATTAAATGGCAAGATCAATCAAAGAGGCAAGCCCTGCTCATTGCTTTACGCATGCACGCACTACCTGTTGTGAACAGCTGGTGCTGCGTGTGCAACTGGGTAGTCCATGGTTACTAGTGTTCCCGCTGTGTACACGGTGGTCGCCTTGGATCCTAGCTGCTCTCCGTTAGAGCCACGAGACGAGTCCCCTGCAAATCATTACCACTGACTATGAAATACTGTGAGTGGTCAATCAAGGCGACTAAAGGGCAAGCTGTACATGCACCGGCCTGTATGAGATATATATTCATGTAGCTGCTGATATATGATCCAGGACATAAAAAAGCTAATTAAGTGCAGAACTGGTACGTCTATAGCATACGCATTCTCATCTGAGCTATCTAATTCTTTATGAAAAAAAACTGAGCTATCTAATATGCTGTCGCTAACTCGCTATAACACCACAACCCACCCAAACTGAAGCTTGTCCAAAATTCACTCAATATATATCGACGGCAAACTCTGTCGTTAAAGTTGCAGAAAATAACTAGACATATAACGGAAACACAGATACGATCGACTTGAAGCTGCTGGAAGCTAGCTAGTGAGATTCAAGGAAAAATATACATGATAACTAGATAAATGATCACGACCACGTAAATGTCATCTCATGAGCGACTGCTCTCATCCGTgatcgatatatatatatatatatatgttcagtTGTGATACGGAGTACGAGTTCTAGGCTGCGCATAATCCAGGTGAATTCCCTGATCATCCACGTGCTTGCGATGAGGAAGCTGCTGCGAAACCCTAGCGGCATGCGTGGTGTTTCGTATTCCACCTGATCGATTGATCAATGTTGCTCCCGCGCCCGTCGACTGATCGATGCTGCTTCCGACAGCTCGAGCCTTCTTCTCCGTATCATGAACCATCAACGAGTTTCTCCTTTGCTTCTGGGCATCAGCAACCTCTGTCGCATCCTACGGAAACACAATAGAGAGGGCAAAGCTAGAACAAAATCGATGACGTTATGACGTTTAACCGAATGGTATTATGGCTGAAATTAACCTGTGATGACAGGGAAGACTTGTTGCTGCTTGAGTACTTGCCATTCACGCGGAGGCGACGAGCTTCGCATGAGGTAATGTGGAGAGTgaagaggaagaacaccaggaGAATAGTGTAGGTCGTGGTGAGCTTTAGCTTCCTCTCAAGAGCTAGGGGAGGGGAGCTTAGGCTAAACATGGAGGGCCGGTGCGATCGGTGACCACTTAGGAAACATTAATAGGTAAGAGAGCTTAGAGAAGAGACATGCATCGAAGTTCGAAGAGGATATGGGGGAGGTACGTAGTGCTACAAGCTAGAAAACGGGGACTCGTCCGTTTCTTTATGTAAGATTTCTGTTTCCGCCAGGAATACTTATGATGAATTTGGATTTTTGGGTAAGTACCAAAACTGGAGTAATTAGTAATTCAATAAGTGTTGGTTGTCTTGGTGCAAAAAATGGGCACAATCGAAATTATATATGCATATCTCTCTCCTTTATTTTAGAAATATGTACCTTCCCTTGACATTTATTTAGTAGTAACAAACAAATCCTCTCAATTTTGTTTTCAGGATTTCATCAGGCATACAAATTAAGAAGGATGGTTGCACGCATAGCAGCACCTGTCGTACGAAAATTCTGGTAAACAAAGGAAGAGCGCGCGCGGCATGAGGGGGTACTGGTCATGAAAACCGAGGCAGACCATGCATCTCCTTAGCCGCACATGAATGTCTCGATCCGTCCCCTTTAAGTCTTGATACAGATTTTGTAGGCAACCCAGCCCATGGTTATATTACTTGCTGATCATGTGCATTGCAATTATTACGTGCAGTGCGATCTACCACTGTTCTAGCTAGGTAGTACCACCAGATGGCGTCGTGGTAACCCTAACCCCATAATCAAATTGATTAAACCAAGTACAGTTTGTACCCCCGATGTGACCAAGTTGGCATACTTAAGCCCTACTTTACTGTTGCTTGATGATTAATTTGCCTGGCTGCTGTACGTACGCGTTTCCGGATTTTGTTAATCGGGCCGTTGACATGTCCAAATTACAAAAAACCTCCGGAGCCACGGAGGCCCAGGCTTATGAATCTGCAAGGATATCGATCAATGTCAAACGCACATAGACATAgagtaggaaaatatttctcaagcCGTCAAGGAAATCcccctccacacacacacacacacagtgcAAATAATCTGATGTGCCTTCGTTTTCCGTTGAGAAACACGGACGTGCATGGCGGAGTTGACGTACAGCTTTTGAGGAATTGTTGGCGTACAGTGAAATGTTGCAAAGCTGAAACAAACGGATGCGGCCAGGCGTAAGAAAACAGGCGGCCGACGATGCATGCAAGGAGTTTGCTAGGGAGGCGAGGCGGGATGGATCGATGCATATCGCACGGCAGGGGGAGATCTCGGTGCGAGCCGCGTTGGAGTCACCTGGGACGGTGGGAAGAGCCACGGCCACAGGAGGGCTGCACCCTGCACGCGATCTATGCcgagagcgagcgagcgagcgagctctGCTCCGGTTGCTTGGCGGGGCAAAGATATCGATGGATGCATGGCGCGGGGGCGTGGGAGAGAGTGCCGGAAAAGGGGTAGGAGCATGGGTGTCGCACGAGAGATCGCGCTTGTCTCGCCGTGTCGGCCGCGCGGCCACGTCCCTCCGGGCTCCGGCCCGCGCGCGCGCCCCCCGCTGCACGTACGTGCTTGTCGCCTCTCAGCTCGGCACGCCTCGTGCTCTGCTACTCCGGCGCCACGCGCGCGGCCCGCCCTCTCCGTACGCGTACGCCCATGCGGTGTGACACGCGGTGGAAATCCACGGAATCGGGCAACACCTGCGCGCGCGCATGTCTGTACATACAATGCGTACACGCGCTAGCTATAGATTGATTGTTTTTTCTTCACTCGTGCGTACCGCGTACGTACGCCTGCAGGCTGCAGCTGATACACGCGTGCTACAGTATGCTCGATTtgcacggggtagcgaggagtaCCCGGACCTGAACCAAAATACCTGTAATACTGCAACGAGCATGCACATACAGCTCCGTGTTAGCTAGCTGGAATGACCTGGCCTTGCACACACTCCGGGTACACCTACAAGAAGCTATAGCCCGGGCACTAAACTTCTCCTGTCACTGTGCAAATTAAATTTCCCTTTAGTGCAGTGTGCAAATTAAATGGCAACGCACATTCGCGCTGTTAAACATGTGACACTAACGGCCTAACAAACTCCGCATTCCCCCGTACTAAAAAAAAAACTCCCCATCAC
This genomic stretch from Hordeum vulgare subsp. vulgare chromosome 6H, MorexV3_pseudomolecules_assembly, whole genome shotgun sequence harbors:
- the LOC123404792 gene encoding uncharacterized protein LOC123404792; its protein translation is MFSLSSPPLALERKLKLTTTYTILLVFFLFTLHITSCEARRLRVNGKYSSSNKSSLSSQDATEVADAQKQRRNSLMVHDTEKKARAVGSSIDQSTGAGATLINRSGDSSRGSNGEQLGSKATTVYTAGTLVTMDYPVAHAAPAVHNR